In Juglans microcarpa x Juglans regia isolate MS1-56 chromosome 7D, Jm3101_v1.0, whole genome shotgun sequence, the following are encoded in one genomic region:
- the LOC121238614 gene encoding uncharacterized protein LOC121238614 — protein MSMDKLDNRYDAPRPESYAWKAYGLLAGYRTADQGMTDIASSSGSSPFPGTLDDMSLLESGLYGNKYGDMVDDYYRFEAEAGKSVDPRLLSLLEFFRELYVRRQELFKKIFPGLHDEFVELSKKIRGVVVAQVEGRGTRRPVATLQRSLSVGSPRTPSNKAGELPLRLERFKVRELTLEGDVPVQGAPQGGNGSGGGQGGASK, from the coding sequence ATGTCCATGGACAAGCTCGACAACCGCTACGATGCACCACGGCCGGAATCTTATGCATGGAAAGCGTATGGACTACTGGCCGGCTACCGGACTGCTGATCAGGGAATGACGGACATCGCATCAAGCTCCGGGAGTTCGCCATTTCCGGGCACTTTAGACGATATGTCACTGCTGGAAAGTGGACTATACGGGAATAAATACGGTGACATGGTCGATGATTACTACAGATTTGAAGCAGAGGCTGGAAAATCAGTTGATCCAAGATTGTTATCGTTGTTAGAGTTCTTCAGGGAGCTCTATGTTCGGAGACAGGAGCTGTTCAAGAAGATCTTTCCGGGGCTTCACGATGAGTTTGTGGAGTTGTCTAAGAAAATTCGTGGGGTAGTTGTAGCCCAAGTTGAAGGGAGAGGAACCAGGAGGCCGGTTGCAACCTTGCAGAGGAGTTTGAGTGTTGGCTCGCCACGAACACCGTCCAACAAAGCAGGGGAATTGCCGTTGAGGCTCGAACGCTTCAAGGTACGCGAACTGACTCTGGAGGGCGATGTTCCAGTACAAGGTGCTCCTCAAGGCGGTAATGGCAGCGGCGGTGGTCAGGGCGGCGCCTCAAAATGA